A single window of Granulicella mallensis MP5ACTX8 DNA harbors:
- a CDS encoding lysylphosphatidylglycerol synthase transmembrane domain-containing protein, which produces MPANSGQHKKRLIPWIVAILAVVVLAWLLHNRITFDWTTLGRQLRSISLGYVFTGVALLYVGYWLRSWRWAILLTPVRRVRPLELLGPQLIGFTAVMLIGRIADLVRPYLIARRLGLPVATQLAIYSVERAFDVGAAAVLFSFTLAVAPHNLPHHVLYVRAGALSLAATFALVAFAVSLRFAGATVAELSRRLLTPLSADLANRVNDRIVDFCKGLHILSTWREFFTASAISLLMWLGIACGYLLSARAFTSEPILAHFSFTATMLIVAVSLGGSMLQLPILGWFTQTGVLATALHGFFNVPWETATACGAVMLFVTTLDILPIGLIAARLQGITLREAVAESGAKQHNLS; this is translated from the coding sequence ATGCCAGCGAACTCGGGCCAACATAAAAAACGGCTGATTCCATGGATCGTCGCCATCCTCGCGGTGGTCGTACTCGCATGGCTGCTTCACAACCGCATCACCTTCGACTGGACCACCCTCGGGCGACAACTGCGATCCATCTCCCTCGGATACGTATTCACAGGCGTTGCTCTGCTCTACGTCGGCTACTGGCTTCGCAGCTGGCGATGGGCGATCCTGCTGACGCCCGTCCGCCGCGTCCGTCCACTCGAACTGCTTGGCCCCCAGCTCATCGGCTTTACCGCCGTCATGCTCATCGGCAGAATCGCCGACTTGGTCCGCCCCTACCTGATCGCCCGCCGACTGGGTCTGCCCGTCGCCACGCAGCTGGCGATCTACTCCGTGGAGCGAGCCTTCGACGTCGGAGCCGCCGCAGTTCTCTTCTCCTTTACGCTCGCCGTCGCACCGCACAACCTCCCGCACCACGTGCTCTACGTTCGAGCAGGAGCACTCTCACTCGCCGCCACATTCGCCCTCGTCGCGTTTGCCGTCTCCCTGCGTTTTGCCGGAGCTACTGTCGCCGAACTCAGCCGCCGTCTGCTTACACCGCTCTCCGCCGATCTTGCGAATCGCGTCAACGACCGCATCGTCGACTTCTGCAAAGGTCTCCACATCCTCTCCACCTGGAGAGAGTTCTTCACGGCCTCTGCGATCTCTCTGCTGATGTGGCTCGGCATCGCATGCGGCTACCTGCTGTCGGCGCGCGCCTTCACCTCCGAGCCAATCCTGGCCCACTTCAGCTTTACGGCCACGATGCTTATCGTCGCAGTCAGCCTGGGCGGCTCTATGCTGCAGCTTCCCATCCTTGGCTGGTTTACGCAGACCGGCGTCCTCGCCACAGCCTTACACGGCTTTTTCAACGTTCCCTGGGAGACCGCGACAGCCTGCGGCGCTGTCATGCTCTTCGTCACCACCCTCGACATCCTTCCAATCGGACTGATCGCCGCACGGCTGCAGGGCATTACCCTGCGGGAGGCCGTCGCCGAAAGCGGCGCAAAACAGCATAATCTGTCGTAA
- the nrdR gene encoding transcriptional regulator NrdR — translation MKCPYCAFTQDKVIDSRESKDANSIRRRRECERCNKRFTTYERLDEIPYMVVKKDGRRENFDRQKVLTGLLHSCQKRKVSVTQMQEIVDAVEAFVIDSPERERTTASVGELIMARLKDIDTVAYIRFASVYRDFKDVREFKQELEELLGGKDPKSKRLASR, via the coding sequence ATGAAATGCCCGTACTGCGCCTTCACTCAAGACAAGGTCATCGACTCACGCGAGAGCAAAGACGCGAACTCCATCCGGCGGCGGCGGGAATGCGAACGTTGCAACAAGCGTTTTACTACCTACGAACGCCTCGATGAAATCCCCTACATGGTCGTAAAAAAAGACGGTCGACGCGAAAACTTCGACCGCCAGAAGGTCCTCACCGGCCTGCTGCACTCCTGCCAGAAACGAAAGGTTTCTGTCACCCAGATGCAGGAGATCGTGGATGCCGTCGAAGCCTTCGTCATCGACTCGCCGGAGCGCGAACGCACCACCGCGTCCGTCGGCGAGCTCATCATGGCGCGCCTGAAGGACATCGACACCGTCGCCTACATCCGTTTTGCCAGCGTCTATCGCGACTTCAAAGATGTTCGCGAGTTCAAGCAGGAGCTCGAAGAACTGCTCGGCGGCAAAGACCCTAAATCCAAGCGGCTCGCCTCGCGCTAG
- a CDS encoding isocitrate/isopropylmalate dehydrogenase family protein, which translates to MPDFTRTHKITLIPGDGIGPEVTAATINILEAAGKQTGCSFDWHNYDAGADAYAKTGEYIPKALYKSIEQNRVALKGPVTTPIGGGFSSINVTLRKKFDLYANFRPVKSLPGLKSNYPDIDLVIFRENTEDLYAGLEVMINPDIAQSMKIITRKGSTRIAKSAFDYAKKHGRKKIHAIHKANIMKLSDGLFIKCCKEVSEEFPDVTYAEHIVDNTCMQLVLNPYQYDIILTENLYGDILSDLCSAFVGGLGLVPGANLGAECAIFEAVHGSAPDIAGQDKANPTALLQSAVLMLHHIDEAATADKIQAALEKVYAAGKTLTRDVGGKSGTRAFSEAVIAAL; encoded by the coding sequence TTGCCCGACTTTACCCGCACACACAAGATCACGCTCATCCCCGGGGACGGAATCGGCCCGGAAGTTACCGCTGCCACCATCAACATCCTCGAAGCCGCCGGCAAGCAGACCGGCTGCAGCTTCGACTGGCACAACTATGATGCCGGTGCAGACGCCTACGCCAAGACCGGCGAGTACATCCCCAAGGCGCTCTACAAGTCGATCGAACAGAACCGCGTTGCCCTCAAAGGGCCGGTCACTACGCCCATCGGCGGCGGCTTCTCCTCGATCAACGTGACGCTGCGCAAGAAGTTCGACCTGTACGCGAACTTCCGTCCCGTCAAGAGCCTCCCCGGCCTGAAGTCCAACTACCCGGACATCGACCTCGTCATCTTCCGCGAGAACACCGAGGACCTGTATGCCGGCCTCGAAGTGATGATCAATCCCGACATCGCGCAGTCGATGAAGATCATTACCCGCAAGGGCTCCACCCGCATCGCGAAGTCGGCCTTCGACTACGCGAAGAAGCATGGCCGCAAGAAGATCCACGCCATCCACAAAGCCAACATCATGAAGCTCTCGGACGGCCTCTTCATCAAGTGCTGCAAGGAAGTCTCCGAAGAATTCCCCGACGTCACCTACGCCGAGCACATCGTCGACAACACCTGTATGCAGCTGGTGCTGAACCCCTACCAGTACGACATCATCCTGACCGAGAACCTCTACGGCGACATCCTTTCGGACCTCTGCTCGGCCTTCGTCGGCGGTCTGGGACTGGTTCCGGGAGCCAACCTCGGTGCAGAGTGCGCGATCTTCGAGGCAGTCCACGGCTCCGCTCCGGACATCGCCGGACAGGACAAGGCCAACCCGACAGCGCTGCTGCAATCTGCCGTGCTGATGCTGCACCATATCGACGAGGCGGCTACCGCAGACAAGATTCAGGCTGCGCTGGAGAAGGTCTACGCCGCAGGCAAGACACTGACCCGCGACGTTGGCGGTAAATCCGGCACGCGTGCTTTTAGCGAGGCTGTTATCGCTGCGTTGTAG
- a CDS encoding carboxypeptidase regulatory-like domain-containing protein, which yields MTLRSTSLLLLAALTLTGCKHDAAPKATETAQSSPVPAVDPATTGTVTGVVHFDGKAPARVPIDMSMDPACAFSKDPNLSEQFVATDGKLANVYIYVKSGIAPSQAPAGTAPVVLDQKGCRYLPHVVAVQQGGSVEFRNSDPTMHNIHTMPSTVGNEGVDISQSPMGQPQTHSFKSPEVMLPVRCNNHPWMNAFINVAPNPYFAVTGADGSFTIKGLPAGTYTLAAVHEKLGEQDIQITVAPKATASASFAFTAK from the coding sequence GTGACTCTCCGCTCGACCTCGCTCCTCCTCCTCGCCGCCCTCACCCTCACCGGCTGCAAGCACGACGCTGCACCGAAGGCCACCGAGACCGCACAGTCGAGCCCGGTGCCGGCGGTCGATCCCGCCACCACTGGCACCGTCACGGGTGTCGTCCACTTCGACGGCAAGGCCCCTGCTCGCGTTCCTATCGACATGTCGATGGACCCGGCCTGCGCGTTCTCCAAGGACCCCAACCTCAGCGAGCAGTTCGTCGCCACCGACGGCAAGCTGGCCAACGTGTACATCTACGTCAAGTCGGGTATCGCGCCTTCGCAGGCCCCCGCGGGCACAGCCCCCGTCGTACTCGACCAGAAGGGCTGCCGTTATCTGCCACACGTCGTAGCCGTGCAGCAGGGCGGATCGGTTGAGTTCCGTAACTCCGATCCCACGATGCACAACATCCATACCATGCCCTCCACCGTGGGCAATGAAGGCGTGGACATCTCCCAGTCCCCCATGGGCCAGCCGCAGACCCACTCATTCAAATCGCCCGAGGTCATGCTGCCCGTACGCTGCAACAACCACCCCTGGATGAACGCCTTCATCAACGTCGCTCCCAACCCATACTTTGCCGTTACCGGCGCGGACGGCAGCTTCACGATCAAGGGTCTGCCGGCAGGAACCTACACACTCGCCGCGGTGCATGAGAAGCTCGGCGAACAGGATATCCAGATAACTGTGGCTCCCAAAGCAACCGCCAGTGCCAGCTTTGCCTTCACAGCTAAGTAG
- the asd gene encoding aspartate-semialdehyde dehydrogenase, which translates to MERRNVGILGATGMVGQRFIQLLANHPWFNITWLAASDRSAGKTYADACKWKLDTPLPKHIAQMVVQPNTPEASTTELPRIIFAALDADIARELEPKFAEAGCAVISNSSAFRMTLDVPLVIPEVNAGHLDLIERQATRKTSGGYIVTNPNCSAIGLVLALKPLEDRFGIDSLFVTTMQAISGAGYPGVPSLDILGNVVPFIKNEEEKMQEEVGKLLGTLDGSSVSPLPAKVSAHCNRVAVEDGHTECVSIKLRKPATYEQVIAAWEEFQPLSGKGLDGLHLPTAPLHPVEYDTAVDRPQPRLDRMRGAGMASTVGRLRPCSIFDWKFVVLSHNTIRGAAGAALLNAEILAVLGKLDFRQFPPLKQPVQVAEAVVKA; encoded by the coding sequence ATGGAACGGCGTAACGTAGGTATTCTGGGCGCGACCGGCATGGTCGGGCAGCGATTTATTCAGCTTCTTGCGAATCACCCCTGGTTCAACATTACCTGGCTAGCCGCCAGCGACCGCAGCGCCGGCAAAACCTACGCCGACGCCTGTAAGTGGAAGCTCGACACGCCCCTGCCGAAGCACATCGCGCAGATGGTGGTGCAGCCCAACACCCCCGAAGCCTCCACCACCGAGCTGCCGCGCATCATCTTTGCCGCGCTCGACGCTGATATCGCCCGCGAGCTTGAGCCGAAGTTCGCCGAGGCAGGCTGCGCCGTGATCTCAAACTCATCCGCCTTCCGCATGACGCTGGACGTGCCGTTGGTCATTCCCGAGGTCAACGCCGGCCATCTCGATCTCATCGAGCGGCAGGCCACGCGCAAGACCTCCGGCGGTTACATCGTCACCAATCCGAACTGCTCGGCCATCGGACTGGTCCTCGCGCTCAAGCCGCTGGAAGACAGGTTCGGCATTGACAGCCTCTTCGTCACCACGATGCAGGCCATCTCCGGCGCAGGCTATCCCGGCGTGCCTTCGCTCGACATCCTCGGCAACGTCGTTCCCTTCATCAAGAACGAAGAGGAAAAGATGCAGGAGGAGGTCGGCAAGCTGCTCGGCACGCTTGACGGCAGCTCGGTCTCTCCGCTGCCCGCCAAGGTCTCCGCGCACTGCAATCGCGTCGCCGTCGAAGACGGACATACCGAGTGCGTCAGCATCAAGCTCCGCAAGCCCGCAACCTACGAGCAGGTCATCGCCGCCTGGGAAGAGTTCCAGCCGCTCAGCGGCAAGGGCCTCGACGGCCTGCACCTGCCGACCGCGCCACTCCACCCGGTGGAGTACGACACCGCCGTCGATCGCCCGCAGCCGCGCCTGGACCGCATGCGCGGCGCAGGCATGGCCTCCACCGTGGGACGCCTGCGTCCCTGCTCGATCTTCGACTGGAAGTTCGTCGTGCTCTCGCACAACACCATTCGCGGCGCCGCCGGTGCCGCCCTGTTGAACGCCGAGATCCTCGCCGTCCTCGGCAAGCTCGACTTCCGCCAGTTCCCTCCCCTGAAGCAGCCGGTACAGGTTGCGGAAGCGGTGGTGAAGGCATGA
- the lysC gene encoding lysine-sensitive aspartokinase 3: MSTPRNHIVVMKFGGTSVEDATAILRTVGIVTGRKRKGLNPVVVVSAMSKVTDALLACSAAAHAGRGDREPALEISSRLRVRHIETAARLASGDRLTALHRSIDEHFDALDELLRGIAAVGELTVRTSDLIVSFGERLSSLIIAAAFAEQGTASAHIDARTIIRTDSHYGKAAPDEVEIESALLAKVLPLVDSGAIPVMGGFIGSSPSGETTTLGRGGSDYTAALVGGGLHAGAIEIWTDVNGIMTTDPRICPDALRVKTISFEEAAELAYFGAKVLHPATILPAVQKNIPVWVLNSRNPENEGTKITATPQSCASPFKSIAAKKKLTIIDIVASRMLLAHGFLKSVFDVFDKHKCAIDMVSTSEVSISVTVDSKEALPAICEELGRIADVKYESNKALICLVGEDIRGHAGIASQVFSAVSHINVRMISQGASEINMSFMINEEDVDEAVRSLHKRFFVAPDASIFDVEERATLARDIEARAVPTNA, from the coding sequence ATGAGCACACCCCGCAACCACATCGTCGTCATGAAGTTCGGCGGTACCTCGGTCGAGGACGCTACCGCCATCCTGCGCACAGTGGGCATCGTCACCGGACGCAAGCGCAAGGGCCTCAACCCCGTCGTCGTGGTCTCCGCCATGTCGAAGGTCACCGACGCTCTGCTCGCCTGCTCTGCCGCTGCTCACGCCGGCCGAGGCGACCGCGAGCCCGCGCTGGAGATCTCCTCGCGCCTGCGGGTGCGCCACATCGAAACCGCCGCACGCCTCGCCAGTGGAGATCGTCTCACTGCACTGCACCGCTCTATCGACGAGCACTTCGACGCGCTCGATGAGCTGCTGCGCGGTATCGCCGCTGTCGGCGAGTTGACAGTCCGCACCTCCGACCTCATCGTCAGCTTCGGCGAGCGGCTCTCCAGCCTGATCATCGCCGCTGCCTTTGCCGAGCAGGGCACCGCCAGCGCCCACATCGATGCTCGCACCATCATCCGCACCGACAGCCACTACGGCAAGGCCGCACCCGACGAAGTAGAGATCGAAAGCGCTCTCCTCGCGAAGGTCCTGCCGCTCGTCGACTCCGGTGCCATCCCCGTCATGGGCGGCTTCATCGGCTCCTCGCCCAGCGGAGAAACCACCACACTCGGCCGTGGCGGCTCGGACTACACCGCCGCTCTCGTCGGTGGCGGTCTGCACGCCGGAGCCATCGAGATCTGGACCGATGTCAACGGCATCATGACCACCGACCCGCGCATCTGCCCCGATGCGCTGCGCGTGAAGACCATCAGCTTTGAAGAGGCGGCCGAGCTCGCCTACTTCGGCGCCAAGGTCCTGCATCCGGCGACGATCCTGCCTGCCGTGCAGAAGAACATCCCGGTCTGGGTGCTCAACAGCCGCAATCCCGAAAACGAAGGCACCAAGATCACCGCGACGCCGCAGTCCTGCGCGAGCCCGTTCAAGTCCATCGCCGCGAAGAAGAAGCTGACCATCATCGACATCGTGGCCAGCCGCATGCTGCTCGCCCACGGCTTCCTCAAGTCGGTCTTCGACGTCTTCGACAAGCACAAGTGCGCCATCGACATGGTCTCCACCTCCGAGGTCTCGATCTCGGTTACGGTCGACTCCAAGGAAGCACTGCCCGCCATCTGCGAAGAGCTGGGCCGCATTGCCGACGTCAAGTACGAGAGCAACAAGGCGCTCATCTGCCTGGTGGGCGAAGATATTCGCGGCCACGCCGGCATCGCCTCGCAGGTCTTCAGCGCGGTCTCGCACATCAATGTGCGCATGATTTCGCAGGGAGCCAGCGAAATCAACATGAGCTTCATGATTAACGAAGAAGATGTGGATGAGGCCGTTCGCTCGCTGCACAAGAGATTCTTTGTCGCACCCGACGCGAGTATCTTCGATGTTGAAGAGCGAGCTACACTCGCTCGGGACATTGAAG